In a single window of the Verrucomicrobiia bacterium genome:
- a CDS encoding metal-sulfur cluster assembly factor has protein sequence MNPIAPSEDAIWDALRCVVDPEIGLNLVDLGLIYSVRIDGPAVDILMTVTTPGCPMVHSLKQGVEYAVSGVPGVSEVFVTVVHDPPWNPSMMTAAGQRAANILPVND, from the coding sequence CTCCGAAGATGCCATCTGGGACGCCCTACGTTGCGTCGTCGATCCCGAGATCGGACTGAACCTTGTGGACCTCGGCCTCATCTACAGCGTCCGGATCGACGGCCCGGCGGTGGACATCCTCATGACTGTCACCACCCCGGGCTGTCCCATGGTCCACAGCCTCAAGCAAGGCGTCGAATACGCCGTCTCCGGAGTTCCCGGCGTCAGCGAGGTGTTCGTCACGGTCGTCCACGACCCGCCCTGGAACCCCTCGATGATGACCGCCGCCGGCCAGCGCGCGGCCAATATCCTGCCCGTGAACGACTGA